From one Eleginops maclovinus isolate JMC-PN-2008 ecotype Puerto Natales chromosome 7, JC_Emac_rtc_rv5, whole genome shotgun sequence genomic stretch:
- the mfsd9 gene encoding major facilitator superfamily domain-containing protein 9: MNNQKCSTLYQEPGGRTRIIQCIYVVGFMDLFGVSMIIPLLSHHVKALGASPTVAGIVGSTYGILQLFSSTIVGSWSDVVGRRYSLLTCLLLSALGYGLLGMSSSIALFVLARIPVGLFKHSLSICRALLSDLVSEAERPLVMGHFNAASSVGFILGPVVGGYLTEHEGGFYTSSFTCAVIFLANAGLVWMLPWSETLIHRNDTNSNNATSKSCPDNNCRKSVHNGSHANSHCQVLSAESEPGSRDRLRWREVSLRQPAWRQLSSVGSKIHMVASSDMWDLFLVRLLMAIAIMLYYSNFSLAMEERFSLKPKVTGYLISYSSTLGALAGFLVGPVTQLYGNNMPALLLHSTILTCLLIFLYAAAPSVSQVLVSSTFFAISTSIGRTCITDLELQRGGVQASGTLIGAGQSVTAVGRVLAPLLSGLAQEFSPCGPPSLGVVLALAAVGLLLIRIPKWDGRGMTKKSQTLSN; this comes from the exons ATGAACAACCAGAAATGTAGCACCTTATATCAGGAACCAGGAGGACGGACGAGGATTATACAATGCATCTATGTGGTGGGCTTCATG GATTTGTTTGGGGTGAGCATGATCATCCCGCTGCTGAGCCATCATGTGAAAGCTCTTGGAGCAAGCCCAACTGTGGCTGGTATTGTAG GATCTACATACGGGATCTTGCAGCTCTTCTCAAGCACAATAGTT GGCAGCTGGAGTGACGTGGTGGGACGGCGGTACTCTCTGCTGACCTGCCTGCTGCTGAGTGCTCTGGGTTATGGTCTGCTGGGGATGTCCAGCAGCATCGCTCTGTTCGTCCTCGCACGGATACCTGTGG GGCTGTTCAAGCACTCCCTGTCCATCTGCAGAGCGCTGCTGTCGGACCTGGTGTCTGAGGCAGAGCGCCCCCTGGTGATGGGACACTTCAACGCAGCCTCCAGCGTCGGCTTCATCCTCGGTCCTGTGGTGGGAGGATACCTGACGGAGCACGAGGGCGGATTTTACACCTCCTCCTTCACCTGTGCAGTCATCTTCCTGGCTAATGCAG GGCTTGTTTGGATGCTACCATGGAGCGAGACGCTAATACACCGCAACGACACCAACTCCAACAACGCCACGAGCAAAAGTTGTCCTGACAACAACTGCAGGAAGTCAGTGCACAATGGCTCTCATGCAAATAGTCACTGCCAAGTGTTGTCAGCAGAGTCTGAGCCGGGCTCCAGAGATCGTCTCCGGTGGAGGGAGGTGTCTCTGCGGCAGCCGGCCTGGAGGCAGCTGTCCTCAGTGGGCTCTAAGATCCACATGGTGGCCTCCTCCGACATGTGGGACCTCTTCCTGGTGCGCCTCCTGATGGCTATAGCTATCATGCTGTACTACAGTAACTTCTCCCTGGCCATGGAGGAGCGTTTCTCTCTCAAACCGAAGGTGACGGGTTATCTGATCAGCTACAGCAGCACCCTGGGGGCCCTGGCTGGGTTCCTGGTGGGGCCCGTCACGCAGCTGTATGGGAACAACATGCccgctctgctgctgcactccACAATCCTCACCTGCTTGCTCATTTTCCTGTATGCTGCGGCCCCCAGCGTGTCGCAGGTGCTGGTCAGCTCCACCTTCTTTGCCATTTCCACCTCTATCGGTCGGACGTGCATCACAGACCTGGAGCTGCAGAGGGGAGGGGTCCAGGCCAGCGGGACTCTGATCGGGGCAGGGCAGTCGGTGACAGCCGTCGGTCGGGTCCTGGCCCCCCTCCTCTCAGGTCTGGCTCAGGAATTCAGCCCTTGTGGCCCCCCCAGTCTGGGTGTGGTGTTAGCTCTGGCAGCTGTAGGTTTGCTGCTCATCCGGATCCCCAAATGGGACGGCAGGGGGATGACCAAAAAGAGCCAAACCTTGAGTAACTGA
- the tmem182a gene encoding LOW QUALITY PROTEIN: transmembrane protein 182 (The sequence of the model RefSeq protein was modified relative to this genomic sequence to represent the inferred CDS: deleted 1 base in 1 codon), protein MKLNVALCFAGFFGALAAVFTLLSFGTDYWLLASESCHPNPDPGDVGGVTVERGDVVVQEGTPRITLYHEGFFWKCSFEGNADDDHLMWKLWFTNQPHSKECTHAYLFPFPVSHQTHNATEYDSAIIYRGFWSIFMLIGVAAVLLGGLFIICAAPFASHRLYKAGGSLFLASGLFLLCVVVMYVLWVQVLDVVDLYIVHQRSTVCPDFKLSFHYGLSFMFAPVGIFFCLLAGLLFLLIGRPSRSTATDFPQQQVR, encoded by the exons ATGAAGCTTAATGTGGCGTTGTGTTTTGCGGGGTTCTTCGGGGCGTTGGCAGCTGTGTTCACCCTCCTCTCATTTGGGACGGATTACTGGCTGCTGGCCTCAGAGAGCTGCCACCCAAACCCTGACCCTGGAGATGTTGGTGGTGTGACAGTAGAG CGGGGCGATGTGGTGGTGCAGGAAGGCACTCCTCGCATCACTCTGTACCATGAAGGGTTTTTCTGGAAGTGTTCGTTTGAAGGCAACGCTGATGATGACCACCTGATGTGGAAGCTGTGGTTCA CAAATCAGCCTCACTCCAAAGAGTGCACGCACGCCTACCTCTTCCCATTCCCAGTGTCTCATCAgacccacaatgcaacagagTATGATTCGGCCATCA TCTACAGAGGCTTCTGGAGCATCTTCATGCTGATCGGTGTGGCCGCTGTGTTGCTCGGTGGTTTATTCATCATCTGTGCGGCTCCTTTTGCCAGCCACCGTTTATATAAAGCAGGCGGCAGCCTCTTCCTGGCATCAG GCctcttcctgctgtgtgtggtgGTGATGTACGTGCTGTGGGTGCAGGTGTTGGATGTGGTGGACCTGTACATCGTCCACCAGCGGTCCACAGTGTGTCCAGACTTCAAGCTGTCCTTCCACTACGGGCTGTCCTTCATGTTTGCTCCCGTCGGCATCTTCTTCTGCCTCCTGGccggcctcctcttcctcctcatcggCCGA CCATCCAGATCCACTGCCACTGACTTCCCCCAGCAGCAGGTTAGATGA